Proteins encoded within one genomic window of Prauserella marina:
- the glyA gene encoding serine hydroxymethyltransferase translates to MSSFDADLSTVDPEVASAVAAELDRQRNTLEMIASENFAPLGVLEAQGSVLTNKYAEGYPGRRYYGGCEHVDVIETLAIERAKSLFGAAHANVQPHSGAQANAAAMVSLLQPGDTILGLDLAHGGHLTHGMRLNFSGKLYNVVAYHVDKESGRVDMAEVERLALEHKPKLIIAGWSAYPRQLDFAEFRRIADAAEAKLMVDMAHFAGLVAAGLHPNPVPYADVVTTTTHKTLGGPRGGIVLCNDDKLAKKINSAVFPGQQGGPLEHVIAGKAVALKIAASEEFRQRQQRVLDGAKILAARLSHPDCVAAGVRVLTGGTDVHLVLVDLVGSTLDGKQAEDRLHEVGITVNRNAVPFDPRPPMVTSGLRIGTPALATRGFGDDDFTEVADIIAGALRPEFDETVRGELASRVELLAAKHPMYAGLG, encoded by the coding sequence ATGAGTTCTTTCGACGCCGACCTGTCCACAGTGGACCCCGAGGTCGCCTCGGCCGTCGCCGCGGAACTGGACCGCCAGCGCAACACGCTTGAGATGATCGCATCGGAGAACTTCGCTCCACTCGGAGTGCTCGAAGCTCAGGGCTCTGTGCTCACCAACAAGTACGCCGAGGGCTACCCCGGCAGGCGTTACTACGGTGGCTGTGAGCACGTCGACGTCATCGAGACGCTGGCGATCGAGCGCGCGAAGTCGTTGTTCGGCGCGGCGCACGCGAACGTGCAGCCGCATTCGGGCGCGCAGGCCAACGCGGCGGCGATGGTGTCGTTGTTGCAGCCCGGCGACACGATTCTCGGTCTCGACCTCGCCCACGGCGGGCACCTGACGCACGGTATGCGGCTCAACTTCTCCGGCAAGCTCTACAACGTCGTGGCCTACCACGTCGACAAGGAGAGCGGCAGGGTCGACATGGCCGAGGTCGAACGGCTCGCTTTGGAACACAAGCCGAAGCTGATCATCGCGGGCTGGTCGGCGTATCCGAGGCAGCTCGACTTCGCGGAGTTCCGGCGCATCGCCGACGCGGCCGAGGCGAAGCTGATGGTCGACATGGCGCACTTCGCGGGGCTGGTCGCGGCCGGGCTGCACCCCAATCCCGTTCCCTACGCCGATGTCGTCACGACGACGACGCACAAGACACTGGGCGGCCCGCGCGGCGGCATCGTGTTGTGCAACGACGACAAGCTGGCGAAGAAGATCAACTCTGCGGTGTTCCCCGGCCAGCAGGGCGGTCCGCTCGAACACGTCATCGCGGGCAAGGCAGTGGCGCTCAAGATCGCGGCGAGCGAGGAGTTCCGGCAGCGGCAGCAGCGGGTGCTCGACGGCGCGAAGATCCTCGCCGCGCGGCTGAGCCACCCCGACTGTGTCGCGGCGGGCGTGCGGGTGCTCACTGGCGGCACCGATGTGCATCTGGTCCTTGTCGACCTAGTCGGGTCCACATTGGACGGCAAGCAGGCGGAGGACCGGTTGCACGAGGTCGGGATCACGGTCAACCGCAACGCGGTGCCCTTCGACCCCCGGCCGCCGATGGTCACCTCCGGTCTCCGGATCGGCACGCCCGCGCTGGCCACCCGTGGCTTCGGCGACGACGACTTCACCGAGGTCGCCGACATCATCGCCGGTGCACTGCGACCGGAGTTCGACGAGACGGTGCGCGGGGAACTGGCCTCGCGGGTCGAGTTGCTCGCCGCCAAGCACCCGATGTACGCGGGGCTCGGCTGA
- a CDS encoding FadR/GntR family transcriptional regulator, with protein sequence MKARSGRDAEFAVRGGVSAGEALFRPVRTGNAFEETVERLLQAVRLGVVGAGERLPAERELAERLGVSRVTLREAIRALADAGYVESRRGRYGGTFVKECLPEPRAGAAPTAPVEDTLSLRFVLETGAAELAAARSLSQADRRHLSATLAEANAAGVAEYRRRDSRLHLAIAEVTGSASLTSAVADVRMRVNGLLDEIPLLEPNLDHSNAQHGAVVEAILAGDPPSARAAMAEHVEGTASLLRGFLT encoded by the coding sequence GTGAAGGCCCGGTCAGGCAGGGATGCCGAATTCGCCGTGCGGGGCGGAGTCAGCGCCGGAGAGGCGTTGTTCCGCCCCGTTCGCACCGGTAATGCCTTCGAGGAGACCGTGGAGCGGCTGCTGCAAGCCGTGCGGCTCGGCGTCGTCGGCGCCGGGGAGCGGCTGCCCGCCGAACGGGAATTGGCGGAGCGGCTCGGCGTCAGCAGGGTGACCTTGCGTGAGGCCATCAGGGCGCTTGCCGACGCGGGTTACGTCGAATCGCGGCGAGGACGCTATGGCGGGACGTTCGTGAAGGAGTGTCTTCCCGAGCCGCGAGCGGGCGCGGCACCCACCGCGCCCGTCGAGGACACGCTCAGCCTGCGGTTCGTGCTGGAAACCGGTGCCGCCGAACTGGCCGCGGCCCGTTCGTTGTCGCAAGCCGACCGGCGGCACCTTTCGGCGACGCTCGCCGAGGCGAACGCGGCGGGCGTCGCCGAATACCGGCGCAGGGATTCCCGCCTGCACCTCGCGATCGCCGAGGTCACCGGTTCGGCCTCGCTGACCTCGGCCGTCGCCGACGTGCGTATGCGGGTCAACGGGTTGCTCGACGAGATCCCGCTGCTCGAACCCAACCTCGATCATTCGAACGCGCAGCACGGCGCGGTGGTGGAGGCGATACTGGCCGGTGATCCGCCCTCGGCGCGAGCGGCCATGGCCGAGCACGTCGAGGGCACCGCGTCGTTACTGCGCGGTTTTCTCACCTGA
- a CDS encoding O-methyltransferase yields the protein MSQSTWDAVDAYFADHLIPTDPALDAALATSEQAGLPAIAVSAGQGKLLNLLTRIAGASSVLEIGTLGGYSTIWLGKALPAGGTLVSLESDAKHAEVARGNVARAGLADVVDIRVGPALDTLPGLRDLAPFDLVFIDADKPNNPHYLNWALELTGIGSVIIVDNVVRGGSVADSGSTDAAVRGVRELTELIENEPRLDATALQTVGSKGYDGFAIALVTG from the coding sequence ATGAGCCAGTCAACATGGGACGCCGTCGACGCCTACTTCGCCGATCACCTCATTCCCACCGATCCCGCGCTGGACGCCGCATTGGCCACCAGCGAGCAGGCGGGACTTCCCGCCATCGCCGTCTCCGCCGGCCAAGGCAAGCTGCTCAACCTGCTGACCAGGATCGCGGGAGCGAGTTCCGTTCTGGAAATCGGCACCCTCGGCGGATACAGCACCATCTGGCTCGGCAAGGCACTGCCCGCGGGCGGCACGCTGGTGAGCCTGGAATCCGACGCCAAACACGCCGAGGTCGCGCGAGGCAACGTCGCTCGCGCCGGGCTGGCCGACGTCGTCGACATCAGAGTGGGCCCCGCGCTGGACACGCTCCCCGGCCTGCGCGATCTCGCGCCCTTCGACCTGGTGTTCATCGACGCCGACAAGCCGAACAATCCGCACTACCTCAACTGGGCGCTCGAACTGACCGGCATCGGCAGCGTGATCATCGTCGACAATGTCGTGCGCGGCGGCTCCGTCGCCGACTCCGGCAGCACCGATGCCGCCGTGCGCGGGGTTCGCGAACTGACCGAGCTGATCGAGAACGAGCCGCGTCTCGACGCCACCGCGCTGCAAACCGTGGGCAGCAAGGGCTACGACGGATTCGCCATCGCACTGGTCACCGGTTGA
- a CDS encoding FAD-dependent oxidoreductase, which yields MSEPKRIVIVGGGLAGAGAAASLRGRGYQGEVLVLGTDPHRPYELPPLSKGLLLGNVDEPDWVRGENFYAENDIDLRAGLSATRIELGGRLVTDENGERHRYDRLLLATGSRPRTLPVPGGELPSLHTLRSLDDSLALRSAFERAGKVVIVGAGWIGTEAAAAARAHGAEVTVVEQDTLPLRAALGALQALVEGRAEVEAETLKHGDLSAIG from the coding sequence ATGTCGGAGCCGAAGCGAATCGTCATCGTCGGTGGCGGGCTTGCCGGGGCCGGGGCCGCGGCGAGTTTGCGCGGCCGCGGTTACCAGGGCGAGGTGCTGGTCCTGGGAACCGATCCGCACCGGCCGTATGAACTTCCGCCACTGTCCAAGGGCCTGCTGCTCGGCAACGTGGACGAACCGGACTGGGTCCGCGGGGAAAACTTCTACGCCGAGAACGACATCGATCTGCGCGCCGGGCTGAGCGCGACCAGGATCGAACTCGGCGGACGGCTGGTCACCGACGAGAACGGCGAGCGGCACCGCTACGACCGGCTGCTGCTGGCGACGGGCTCGCGGCCGAGGACACTGCCCGTGCCGGGAGGGGAGCTGCCGTCGCTGCACACGTTGCGAAGCCTCGACGATTCGCTCGCGCTGCGCTCGGCGTTCGAGCGGGCGGGCAAGGTGGTGATCGTGGGCGCCGGCTGGATCGGCACCGAGGCCGCCGCCGCGGCGCGAGCCCACGGCGCCGAGGTGACCGTCGTCGAGCAGGACACGCTTCCGCTGCGGGCCGCGCTCGGCGCGTTGCAGGCTCTGGTCGAGGGACGGGCCGAGGTCGAAGCCGAGACGCTGAAACACGGCGATCTGTCGGCTATCGGCTGA
- a CDS encoding TetR/AcrR family transcriptional regulator — MRNPERRTALVDAAIEVLARDGARGLTFRAVDTEAAVPNGTASNYFANRDDLLNQVGAHIHLRLAVDPSKVATTSELPSSRERLTELMQALFQHISGDRTGWLALVELRMEATRRPELRAALTSTLRDNLNLNVEGHRASGLPGDDMTTVLLYYAMTGLILEHLTVPDALTGYDENDLIATFVTRALAH; from the coding sequence GTGCGAAACCCTGAACGACGAACCGCCCTTGTCGACGCGGCCATCGAAGTACTGGCCAGAGATGGCGCGCGCGGGCTGACCTTTCGCGCGGTCGATACCGAGGCCGCGGTACCCAACGGCACCGCATCGAACTACTTCGCCAACCGGGACGACCTGCTCAACCAGGTCGGCGCGCACATTCACCTGCGCCTCGCGGTCGATCCCTCGAAAGTCGCGACGACGAGCGAGCTTCCGTCATCGCGGGAACGGCTCACCGAGTTGATGCAGGCTTTGTTCCAGCACATCTCCGGCGACCGCACGGGCTGGCTGGCGCTGGTGGAACTGCGCATGGAAGCCACCCGCCGGCCCGAGCTCAGGGCCGCGCTGACGAGCACCCTTCGCGACAACCTGAACCTGAACGTCGAAGGTCACCGGGCCTCCGGCCTGCCAGGCGACGACATGACGACCGTGCTGCTCTACTACGCGATGACGGGCCTCATCCTTGAGCATCTGACGGTCCCCGACGCGCTGACCGGCTACGACGAGAACGACCTGATCGCGACCTTCGTGACCCGCGCGCTCGCCCACTGA
- a CDS encoding dihydrofolate reductase family protein, with product MRKLTYCVAMTIDGFIAAPDRSDPSGTGLMAPPPEYLPKLLADFPEIVPTQAHEALGIAGAEHKHFDTVVEGRRSYELGLNMGVTNAYSHLKHYVFSTTLAESPDPGVRLVATDPVEKIRELKAEPGKKIWLVGGARLAATLRSEIDELIIKHYPVVAGAGISLFDAEFAPQSYELADTEVCPAGIMHLTYRKR from the coding sequence TTGCGAAAGCTGACCTACTGCGTTGCCATGACGATCGACGGCTTCATCGCCGCGCCCGACCGATCCGATCCAAGCGGCACCGGGCTCATGGCGCCACCGCCCGAGTATCTGCCGAAGCTGCTCGCCGACTTCCCCGAGATCGTTCCCACGCAGGCGCATGAAGCGCTGGGCATCGCCGGTGCCGAGCACAAGCACTTCGACACGGTCGTCGAAGGGCGCCGCTCCTACGAACTGGGCCTGAACATGGGCGTGACCAACGCCTACTCGCACCTCAAGCACTACGTGTTCTCGACGACGCTGGCCGAAAGCCCCGACCCCGGCGTGCGGCTCGTCGCGACGGATCCGGTCGAGAAGATCCGCGAGCTGAAGGCCGAACCCGGCAAGAAGATCTGGCTCGTCGGCGGTGCGCGGCTGGCGGCGACCCTGCGTTCCGAGATCGACGAACTGATCATCAAGCACTATCCGGTGGTGGCCGGTGCGGGAATCTCTCTTTTCGACGCGGAATTCGCGCCCCAGAGCTACGAACTGGCCGACACCGAGGTGTGCCCCGCGGGAATCATGCACCTGACCTACCGGAAGCGGTGA
- a CDS encoding multidrug effflux MFS transporter — protein sequence MSPTRAKTVRFALILGGLTAFGPLAVDMYLPALPAMATDLASSDSALQLTLAAFVVGMGVGQLVAGPLSDAFGRRTPLLVGVVVFALASVLCAIAPSAELLIGARVVQALGASAGVVIARAAVRDLFSGIAMARFFSALMLVTGLAPILAPVLGGQILNWTSWRGIFAVLTGFGVLLLVVTAFALPESLPAHARRPARPSAVLRTYAGLLGDRVFVGYALACGLTFAAMFTYISGSSFVLQGAYELSPQQYSLVFAAGGLGLVIVGQLNGWLVGRFPQRSLLLSGLLLGVSSSSVLLLAASANLGLGALLPPLLLTISSLGMIMPNATSLALADHPHNAGAASALLGVLQFLIGGLVATPLAGIGGGTSAVPMAAIMAGFGLLGLLSFAVLARPTAAAPVPAA from the coding sequence ATGTCACCCACAAGAGCCAAGACCGTCCGGTTCGCGTTGATCCTCGGCGGGCTGACCGCCTTCGGCCCACTCGCCGTCGACATGTACCTGCCCGCGCTGCCTGCCATGGCGACCGACCTGGCCAGCAGCGACTCGGCACTCCAGCTGACCCTCGCCGCCTTCGTCGTCGGAATGGGCGTGGGCCAACTGGTCGCCGGCCCACTGTCGGACGCCTTCGGCCGCCGCACGCCACTACTCGTCGGCGTCGTCGTGTTCGCGCTGGCCTCCGTGTTGTGCGCGATCGCCCCCTCGGCCGAACTGCTCATCGGCGCGAGGGTGGTGCAGGCGCTCGGCGCTTCGGCCGGGGTCGTGATCGCGAGAGCGGCGGTGCGCGATCTGTTCTCCGGCATCGCCATGGCCCGGTTCTTCTCCGCGCTCATGCTGGTCACCGGACTCGCCCCCATCCTGGCTCCGGTACTCGGCGGGCAGATCCTCAACTGGACGTCGTGGAGGGGCATCTTCGCGGTGCTGACCGGTTTCGGCGTGCTGCTGCTCGTGGTCACCGCTTTCGCGCTTCCCGAATCACTTCCCGCCCACGCGCGCAGGCCAGCCAGGCCATCAGCGGTATTGCGCACCTACGCGGGACTGCTCGGCGACCGCGTCTTCGTCGGATACGCGCTGGCCTGCGGACTCACCTTCGCCGCCATGTTCACCTACATCTCCGGCTCCTCCTTCGTGCTGCAAGGCGCCTACGAGCTGAGCCCCCAGCAATACAGCCTCGTCTTCGCGGCGGGAGGACTCGGGCTGGTCATCGTCGGCCAGCTCAACGGCTGGCTGGTCGGCCGGTTCCCGCAGCGGAGTCTGCTGCTGAGCGGGCTGTTGCTCGGCGTGAGCTCCTCGTCGGTGCTGTTGCTCGCGGCCTCGGCGAACCTCGGGCTCGGCGCGCTGTTGCCGCCGCTGCTGCTGACGATCTCCAGCCTCGGAATGATCATGCCCAACGCGACCTCGCTTGCGCTGGCCGACCACCCGCACAACGCCGGTGCCGCATCCGCGCTACTCGGCGTGTTGCAGTTCCTCATCGGCGGGCTCGTCGCCACCCCGCTCGCCGGGATCGGTGGCGGCACGAGCGCGGTGCCCATGGCCGCCATCATGGCCGGGTTCGGTTTGCTGGGACTGTTGAGCTTCGCCGTACTGGCCCGCCCCACCGCCGCGGCGCCGGTACCGGCCGCCTGA